A part of Actinomycetota bacterium genomic DNA contains:
- the efp gene encoding elongation factor P translates to MITTADFRNGITLDLDGTLYTLIYFQHVKPGKGGAFVRTRLKNLKTGAVIEKTFRAGERVELAVLDKRRMQYLYREGSNYLFMDLDTYEQLPIPEEEVGEAARYLVEGVTVEVPLYEGKPVAVEPPVFVDMEVVETAPGVKGDTASGGSKPATLETGLVVNVPFFIEVGNRVRVDTRSGEYVERVE, encoded by the coding sequence ATGATCACCACGGCTGATTTCCGCAACGGTATCACCCTGGACCTCGACGGCACCCTCTACACCCTCATCTATTTCCAGCACGTGAAGCCGGGCAAGGGCGGGGCCTTCGTGCGCACGCGCCTGAAGAACCTCAAGACCGGGGCGGTCATCGAGAAGACCTTCCGCGCCGGGGAGAGGGTGGAGCTGGCCGTCCTGGACAAGCGGCGCATGCAGTACCTGTACCGGGAGGGCAGTAACTACCTTTTCATGGACCTGGACACCTACGAGCAGTTGCCTATCCCTGAGGAGGAGGTGGGCGAGGCGGCTAGGTACCTGGTGGAGGGGGTGACCGTGGAGGTCCCCCTCTACGAGGGGAAGCCGGTGGCGGTGGAGCCGCCGGTGTTCGTGGACATGGAGGTGGTGGAGACCGCGCCGGGGGTCAAGGGGGACACGGCCAGCGGCGGGAGTAAGCCGGCCACCCTGGAGACGGGCCTGGTGGTAAACGTGCCCTTCTTCATCGAGGTGGGCAACCGGGTGAGGGTGGATACCCGCAGCGGCGAATACGTGGAGCGGGTGGAGTAA
- a CDS encoding Asp23/Gls24 family envelope stress response protein, producing MLDAGEYKLRQGVLELIAGIALNSVEGASGVALRGGSGEEGRRKKNLTKGIKASPSEGRVTLDLEVHMDYGLDFHSVGAEVQRRVKEAVESMTGWSVEAVNVDVVGVNAV from the coding sequence ATGCTCGACGCGGGCGAATACAAGCTGCGCCAAGGGGTGCTGGAGCTTATAGCCGGTATAGCCCTCAACTCCGTGGAGGGAGCCTCGGGGGTGGCTCTTCGCGGTGGGTCTGGGGAGGAGGGGCGCAGGAAAAAGAACCTCACCAAGGGGATCAAGGCCTCCCCCTCGGAGGGCAGGGTGACCCTGGACCTGGAGGTCCACATGGACTACGGGCTGGATTTCCACTCCGTGGGCGCCGAGGTACAGCGCCGGGTCAAGGAGGCCGTGGAATCCATGACCGGTTGGTCGGTGGAGGCGGTGAACGTGGACGTAGTGGGGGTGAACGCCGTTTAG
- the nusB gene encoding transcription antitermination factor NusB, whose protein sequence is MSGSQLFSRRTLARKLACDVLYRMDLTGEGLEEAAESFSRMLEEGVEEHPQPPDGIPDISQERVRLLLGEEAEIEELSSFGSSSLVYPGELPEFSLGLLRAYLEHGEEIDGLINSYADRWSLQRMPLVDRNLLRLGIAELLYLPDVPPGVTVNEYVELAKVFSTEDSGKFVNGILGRVARERKGMGEGFSASKEEKGDGGRSNV, encoded by the coding sequence GTGAGCGGTTCCCAGCTCTTCAGCCGGCGCACCCTGGCCAGGAAACTGGCCTGCGATGTCCTCTACCGGATGGACCTCACCGGGGAAGGCCTGGAGGAGGCCGCGGAATCCTTCAGCCGCATGCTCGAGGAGGGGGTGGAGGAGCACCCCCAGCCTCCGGACGGCATCCCGGATATCTCCCAGGAGCGGGTACGCTTGCTCCTGGGCGAGGAGGCGGAGATCGAGGAGCTCTCCTCCTTCGGGTCCAGCAGCCTCGTGTACCCGGGCGAGCTGCCGGAGTTCTCCCTCGGCCTGCTGCGGGCCTACCTGGAACACGGGGAGGAGATCGACGGGCTCATCAATTCCTACGCCGACCGCTGGTCGCTGCAACGCATGCCCCTGGTGGACCGCAACCTTTTGCGGCTGGGCATAGCGGAGCTCCTCTACCTTCCGGATGTACCGCCCGGAGTGACCGTCAACGAGTACGTGGAGCTGGCCAAGGTCTTCTCCACCGAGGATTCCGGGAAGTTCGTCAACGGCATCCTGGGTCGGGTGGCCCGGGAGAGGAAGGGCATGGGGGAAGGCTTTTCGGCTTCGAAAGAGGAAAAGGGGGACGGGGGTCGAAGTAATGTTTGA
- the pyrR gene encoding bifunctional pyr operon transcriptional regulator/uracil phosphoribosyltransferase PyrR, translating into MGFRIKAKVMEEDDIRRAVRRIAHEIVERNRGASDLVLVGIRTRGVPLSSRIAEAVASIEGVEVPVGRLDITLYRDDLHTLEQPVVRETYLPPDLEGKHVVIVDDVLYTGRSVRAAMDAIIDFGRPASIQLAVLVDRGHRELPIRADYVGKNLPTSREEKVKVALKEVDGEDAVYIGYPD; encoded by the coding sequence ATGGGTTTCCGGATCAAGGCCAAGGTGATGGAGGAGGACGACATCCGCCGGGCGGTGCGCCGCATCGCCCACGAGATAGTGGAGCGCAACCGGGGGGCCTCCGACCTGGTCCTGGTGGGAATAAGGACCCGCGGCGTGCCCCTCTCCTCGCGCATTGCCGAGGCGGTGGCCTCCATAGAGGGGGTGGAAGTCCCGGTGGGCAGGCTGGACATCACCCTCTACCGGGACGACCTGCACACCCTGGAGCAGCCGGTGGTGCGCGAGACCTACCTCCCCCCCGACCTGGAAGGGAAGCACGTAGTCATCGTGGACGACGTCCTGTACACCGGACGCAGTGTGCGAGCGGCCATGGACGCCATCATAGACTTCGGCCGGCCGGCCTCCATCCAGTTGGCCGTGCTGGTGGACCGGGGCCACCGCGAGCTCCCCATCCGCGCCGATTACGTGGGCAAGAACTTGCCCACGTCCAGGGAGGAGAAGGTCAAGGTGGCCCTCAAGGAGGTGGACGGCGAGGATGCCGTGTACATCGGTTACCCGGATTGA
- a CDS encoding aspartate carbamoyltransferase catalytic subunit, protein MAGEAAERRHLLDVDDLTREDVERVLETARSFSEVMRRPIKKVPSLRGKTVVNLFYEPSTRTRLSFEVAAKRLSADVLNFTASTSSVEKGESLKDTALTLRAMGVDAVVIRHPVAGTPWLLRRWLDVSVLNAGDGMHAHPTQALLDLFTMRERLGDLEGRTIAYVGDILHSRVARSGFKACLAMGMRVVAVAPPTLLPPVLPEGVEVSYDLDEVIPRCDVLYMLRVQKERLLEGRFPSPQEYSRFYQLNLERLRAARPGVVVMHPGPMNRGMEIASEVADAPHAAITAQVAAGVAVRMAVLFLLLGMGERGD, encoded by the coding sequence ATGGCCGGTGAAGCCGCGGAGCGGAGGCATCTCCTCGACGTGGACGACCTGACCCGCGAGGACGTGGAGCGGGTCCTGGAGACGGCCCGTTCCTTCTCTGAGGTCATGCGCCGCCCCATCAAGAAAGTGCCCTCCCTGCGGGGAAAGACGGTGGTAAACCTCTTCTACGAGCCCTCCACCCGCACTCGGCTCTCCTTCGAGGTGGCCGCCAAGCGCCTCAGCGCCGACGTGCTCAACTTCACCGCCTCCACCTCCAGCGTGGAAAAGGGGGAGAGCCTCAAGGACACCGCCCTAACCCTGCGGGCCATGGGGGTGGACGCCGTGGTCATCCGCCACCCGGTGGCGGGAACCCCCTGGCTCCTGCGTCGCTGGCTGGACGTCTCGGTGCTCAACGCCGGGGACGGCATGCACGCCCATCCCACTCAGGCCCTTCTGGACCTCTTCACCATGCGGGAGAGACTCGGGGACCTGGAGGGGAGGACCATCGCCTACGTGGGGGACATACTCCACTCCCGGGTGGCCCGCTCCGGGTTCAAGGCCTGCCTGGCCATGGGCATGCGGGTCGTTGCCGTGGCTCCTCCCACCCTGCTGCCACCTGTCCTGCCGGAAGGGGTGGAGGTGTCCTACGACCTGGACGAGGTCATCCCCCGCTGCGACGTCCTCTACATGCTGCGGGTCCAGAAGGAGAGGCTCCTGGAGGGAAGGTTCCCCTCCCCCCAGGAATATTCCAGGTTTTACCAGTTAAACCTGGAGCGGCTGAGGGCCGCCCGCCCGGGGGTGGTGGTCATGCACCCCGGGCCCATGAACCGGGGAATGGAGATCGCTTCCGAGGTGGCCGACGCTCCCCACGCGGCCATAACCGCCCAGGTGGCGGCGGGGGTGGCGGTGCGCATGGCCGTGCTCTTCCTCCTGCTGGGGATGGGGGAGAGGGGGGATTGA
- a CDS encoding dihydroorotase: MADLLLRGARVIDPFQGLDEVLDVAVSRGRVSEVGKGLSGEGREVLEAEGLVLSPGFLDMHVHLRDPGREDEETLESGLEAAVRGGFTAVCCMPNTDPPLDNAPLVEDLVLRARGLGLADLFPVGCVTRGREGKELAEMGLMFASAARVRAFSDDGDPVVDSGLMRRALQYVRRFGGVIISHPEDVSLSRGGQVNEGRVSFALGLRSIPALAEEVMVARDLLLAEETGARLHLAHLSTAGSVRLLREAKARGVRVTAEATPHHLVLSELDIRDYDPVYKVNPPLRTPEDVKELRRALADGTLDAVATDHAPHSPEEKEREFDYAPFGVVGMESAFPVLYTQLVEKGELGLPVLIERLTLGPARALGLEPPDYGEGVRPGARADLVLLDTVTEWVIDASAFASRGKNCPFHGWKVRGRVVLTIKGGKVVYRAPDYRWSREQGEKVRERT, translated from the coding sequence TTGGCGGATCTACTGCTTCGCGGGGCGCGGGTCATCGATCCCTTCCAGGGCCTGGACGAGGTGTTGGACGTGGCCGTATCCCGGGGCCGGGTTTCCGAGGTGGGAAAGGGTCTCTCCGGGGAGGGCCGGGAAGTGCTGGAGGCGGAAGGGCTGGTGCTCTCGCCGGGATTTTTGGATATGCACGTGCACCTCAGGGACCCGGGGAGGGAGGACGAGGAGACCCTGGAGAGCGGGTTGGAGGCCGCGGTGCGCGGGGGATTCACCGCCGTGTGCTGCATGCCCAACACCGACCCTCCCCTGGACAACGCACCCCTGGTGGAGGACCTGGTGCTGCGGGCGCGCGGCCTGGGCCTTGCCGACCTCTTCCCCGTGGGCTGCGTGACCCGGGGCAGGGAGGGGAAGGAGCTGGCGGAAATGGGGCTCATGTTCGCCAGCGCGGCCCGGGTGAGGGCCTTCTCCGACGACGGGGACCCGGTGGTCGACTCCGGCCTCATGCGGCGGGCCCTGCAATACGTCCGTAGGTTCGGGGGGGTCATCATTTCCCACCCGGAGGACGTCAGCCTCTCCCGGGGAGGCCAGGTCAACGAGGGTCGGGTCTCCTTCGCCCTGGGGTTGCGGAGCATTCCCGCCCTCGCCGAGGAGGTGATGGTGGCCCGCGACCTGCTGCTCGCCGAGGAGACCGGGGCGCGCCTCCACCTGGCTCACCTGAGCACCGCGGGGTCGGTGCGCCTGTTACGGGAGGCCAAAGCGCGGGGGGTGAGGGTGACCGCCGAGGCCACCCCCCACCACCTGGTCCTGAGCGAATTGGACATCCGGGATTATGACCCGGTATACAAGGTCAACCCTCCCCTGCGCACCCCGGAGGACGTGAAGGAATTGCGGCGGGCCCTGGCCGACGGGACCCTGGACGCGGTGGCCACCGACCACGCCCCCCATTCGCCGGAGGAGAAGGAGCGGGAGTTCGATTACGCCCCCTTCGGCGTGGTGGGAATGGAAAGCGCCTTCCCGGTCCTGTACACGCAGCTGGTGGAGAAGGGGGAACTGGGACTTCCGGTGCTCATCGAGAGGCTGACCCTGGGCCCGGCGCGGGCCCTGGGACTGGAGCCCCCGGATTACGGGGAGGGGGTACGTCCCGGAGCCAGGGCGGACCTGGTGCTCCTGGACACGGTGACGGAATGGGTCATCGACGCTTCCGCCTTCGCTTCCCGGGGAAAGAACTGTCCCTTCCACGGTTGGAAAGTGAGGGGAAGGGTGGTCCTTACCATCAAAGGTGGAAAGGTGGTCTATCGCGCACCGGATTACCGGTGGTCACGCGAACAGGGCGAAAAGGTGAGAGAACGGACCTGA
- a CDS encoding ATP-grasp domain-containing protein, whose product MVDGRTVLAVGPGPVTLDQGAGFQYLAARICRHLRRRGFRVAVLEDSPATLMDAGAGEEGELYLEPPLPEVVVRVAEECGASSLWLGTAGRRGWALARELAAEGWLNRAGLEIADLRDRVLWACGDRSLLREMLEEGGLPNPAFRTASNVREAQEAAFELGFPLVIRPHFSSGGWGAGVAFNREELPDLFMEACGKSLGGEVLIEEYLGGWRKYVVCVLRDGCGGVMTAGIVEQLEPLPLHEEDAVVVVPPLPSGELSYALEEIAGKAAELLGVVGLAEVKVAVSRGCEKVFVLDMDVGPRRATPLLEVALGADLVSRHVDLVCGGKVEDVPLSAAPSGTYLALPRFFYPEEEREEGHLPLGCRAVGRTLLWGGTTGEAARTALRLLEEGGKGIRERILQDLKELVRRAGGAPGRREDDKNPEVEGAPFTEGVKGYGYPLCLARSAEGLGGGGTMFLAPVTPRPGSGHELHFGLFRALRAWKGRGGNAAVYVSDPGFGLYLVGEADAVFLGPPSPGGVRRALMSAGARKLCPHFGGGEAFALAWRVRQEGGDVEILGGWAEEGDTTGSLRRLRSSGLPLAAFAVGREEAVDFLRTCRFPVHLTLFTKGGEAVKRVFYSAEEVEEYLSTQSGATPLVRELREESLEVMVEAVARKGNLSCLLAWERLQSPGGDAGEGPAVYPPLHLTSQQYERLREVVAEAVRVTGWSGNLSLRLVVEEGEMRIWDLSPGASEQLPFLARASSLDLPELGLAALLEEDAPSVCLEGTRNAVRYPVSPLGLIAGEDILLNPCRRYTGEVMGVGENLGLALAKILRGLGMRPPPGGRVLLSVANREKRRAVLLGRELNEAGYRLAATRGTARALRAAGMEVEEVNKLREGRPNVLDLLRNGEIQLVVNVPRGRHPHSDGFYIREDAARHGIPCFTNMEVAMALVRGMRAAGEGSRPVRPLGRPVSEVTAGRGG is encoded by the coding sequence ATGGTGGACGGCAGGACGGTGCTGGCCGTGGGCCCTGGTCCAGTGACCCTGGACCAGGGAGCTGGCTTCCAGTATCTAGCAGCGAGAATCTGCCGGCACCTGCGCCGGAGGGGCTTCCGGGTGGCGGTCCTGGAGGACAGTCCGGCCACCCTCATGGACGCGGGAGCGGGAGAAGAAGGGGAGCTCTACCTGGAGCCGCCCCTCCCGGAGGTGGTGGTCCGGGTGGCGGAGGAGTGCGGGGCTTCCTCGCTCTGGCTGGGTACGGCGGGCCGCAGAGGTTGGGCCTTGGCCAGGGAATTGGCGGCGGAGGGGTGGCTGAACCGGGCAGGCCTGGAGATCGCGGATCTACGGGACCGGGTGCTCTGGGCCTGCGGGGACCGTTCCCTTCTCCGTGAGATGCTGGAGGAAGGGGGGCTCCCCAACCCCGCATTCCGCACGGCATCGAACGTGCGTGAAGCACAGGAAGCGGCTTTCGAACTCGGTTTTCCCCTAGTGATCCGCCCGCATTTCTCCAGCGGAGGATGGGGGGCCGGGGTGGCCTTCAACCGGGAGGAGCTGCCCGACCTGTTCATGGAGGCCTGTGGCAAAAGCCTGGGAGGCGAGGTCCTCATTGAAGAGTACCTTGGCGGGTGGAGGAAATACGTGGTCTGCGTCCTGAGGGACGGTTGTGGAGGGGTGATGACGGCCGGGATCGTCGAGCAGCTAGAACCACTGCCCCTCCACGAGGAGGACGCCGTGGTGGTCGTGCCTCCCCTGCCTTCCGGGGAGCTATCCTATGCCCTGGAAGAGATTGCCGGAAAGGCGGCCGAGCTCCTGGGCGTAGTAGGGCTGGCCGAGGTGAAGGTGGCGGTCAGCCGGGGGTGCGAGAAGGTGTTCGTGCTGGATATGGACGTCGGTCCGAGGAGGGCAACCCCCCTCCTGGAGGTGGCCCTGGGCGCGGACCTGGTGAGTCGACACGTGGACCTGGTCTGCGGCGGCAAGGTAGAAGACGTTCCCCTAAGTGCGGCACCCAGCGGGACTTACCTGGCCCTGCCCCGCTTCTTCTACCCGGAGGAGGAGAGGGAGGAGGGCCACCTTCCCCTGGGTTGCCGGGCGGTGGGGAGAACCCTCCTGTGGGGAGGAACCACTGGAGAAGCAGCCCGCACCGCCCTGCGCCTTCTCGAGGAGGGCGGAAAGGGAATCCGAGAAAGAATCCTCCAGGACCTCAAGGAGCTGGTGCGGCGCGCCGGAGGGGCGCCCGGACGGAGGGAAGATGACAAGAACCCCGAGGTCGAAGGAGCCCCCTTTACGGAAGGCGTGAAGGGATACGGGTACCCGCTGTGTCTTGCGAGGTCGGCGGAGGGCCTCGGTGGCGGGGGGACGATGTTCCTGGCCCCGGTGACCCCCCGTCCCGGGAGCGGGCATGAGCTTCACTTCGGCCTTTTCCGCGCCCTGCGTGCCTGGAAGGGACGGGGCGGGAACGCGGCGGTATACGTGAGCGATCCCGGCTTCGGCCTCTACCTGGTCGGGGAGGCCGACGCCGTCTTCCTGGGCCCCCCCTCCCCGGGAGGAGTGAGGCGGGCGCTCATGAGTGCGGGGGCGCGCAAGCTGTGCCCCCATTTTGGGGGAGGGGAGGCCTTCGCGCTGGCATGGCGGGTAAGGCAGGAGGGCGGGGATGTGGAGATACTGGGAGGGTGGGCCGAAGAAGGGGATACAACCGGGTCTCTGCGGCGGCTGCGCTCCTCCGGTCTGCCCCTCGCCGCCTTCGCCGTCGGACGGGAAGAAGCGGTTGATTTCCTGCGCACCTGCCGGTTCCCCGTGCACCTGACCCTCTTCACCAAAGGCGGGGAGGCGGTGAAGAGGGTGTTCTACTCCGCGGAGGAGGTCGAGGAATACCTGTCCACGCAATCGGGAGCCACACCTCTGGTGAGGGAATTGAGGGAGGAGTCCCTGGAGGTGATGGTGGAGGCGGTGGCCCGAAAGGGGAACCTGTCCTGCCTTCTTGCCTGGGAGAGGCTGCAAAGCCCTGGCGGAGATGCCGGGGAGGGGCCGGCCGTCTACCCGCCCCTTCACCTCACCTCCCAGCAGTACGAGAGGCTGCGGGAGGTGGTGGCGGAGGCCGTAAGGGTGACCGGCTGGAGCGGCAACCTCTCCCTACGCCTGGTGGTGGAGGAGGGGGAGATGAGGATATGGGACCTCTCTCCAGGGGCCTCCGAGCAGCTCCCCTTCCTCGCCAGGGCTTCCTCGCTGGACCTTCCGGAGCTCGGCCTGGCGGCCCTCCTGGAGGAGGACGCGCCCTCCGTGTGCCTCGAGGGGACACGGAACGCGGTACGCTATCCCGTCTCGCCCCTCGGGCTCATAGCCGGGGAGGATATCCTTCTCAACCCCTGCCGGCGCTATACCGGCGAGGTGATGGGAGTGGGCGAGAACCTCGGCTTGGCGCTGGCCAAGATCCTGCGGGGCCTGGGGATGCGTCCCCCGCCCGGGGGCCGTGTCCTGCTCAGCGTGGCCAACCGGGAGAAGAGGAGGGCGGTACTCCTGGGCCGGGAACTGAACGAGGCGGGATACCGGCTGGCGGCCACTCGCGGGACGGCGCGGGCCCTACGGGCGGCGGGTATGGAGGTCGAGGAGGTCAACAAGCTCCGCGAAGGGCGGCCCAATGTCCTCGATCTCTTGCGGAACGGGGAGATACAACTGGTGGTCAACGTACCCCGCGGTCGCCATCCCCACTCGGACGGGTTCTACATACGGGAGGACGCCGCCCGCCACGGCATCCCCTGCTTCACGAACATGGAAGTAGCCATGGCCCTGGTGAGGGGGATGCGGGCCGCAGGGGAAGGCAGCCGGCCCGTCCGGCCCCTCGGCCGCCCGGTTTCCGAGGTCACGGCGGGTAGGGGAGGTTGA
- a CDS encoding dihydroorotate dehydrogenase electron transfer subunit — protein sequence MPPLLFRAPVVERRDYGCASEVVFRVPPGFSLHPGQFLHLLCEGEGRIVRRPFSVFRHRGETASVLVREAGGGSAWLRRRRPGDELDVLGPLGRGFDPPVEGEEVILVAGGVGVAPLACLGRWLRERGGRVTFLWGMESGAEYGTLPEVLAEELDLRLATADGSRGEEGTVLDLLPPKTPPVGRRYYACGPRPMLLALAERLSPGGLSSLQVSVEERMACGLGACRGCAVPAADPPGGYLAACRDGPVFRGEELDWHRLRGSGLES from the coding sequence TTGCCACCCCTTCTCTTCAGGGCGCCGGTGGTGGAGAGGCGGGATTATGGCTGCGCTTCGGAGGTCGTCTTCCGGGTGCCTCCCGGGTTCTCACTCCACCCGGGACAGTTCCTGCATCTCCTCTGCGAGGGAGAGGGAAGGATAGTGCGCCGCCCCTTCAGCGTCTTCCGGCACCGCGGGGAGACCGCCTCCGTTCTGGTCAGGGAGGCGGGCGGGGGTTCGGCCTGGCTGCGTCGGAGGAGGCCGGGGGACGAGCTGGACGTCCTGGGTCCCCTGGGAAGGGGGTTCGACCCACCGGTGGAGGGCGAAGAAGTTATCCTGGTCGCCGGAGGGGTGGGAGTGGCCCCCCTGGCCTGTCTCGGCCGCTGGCTGCGGGAGAGGGGTGGGAGGGTGACCTTCCTCTGGGGGATGGAGAGCGGAGCGGAGTACGGCACCCTTCCCGAGGTGCTGGCGGAAGAGCTCGACCTACGCCTGGCCACCGCGGACGGTTCCCGGGGGGAGGAGGGGACGGTACTCGACCTCCTGCCTCCGAAGACGCCTCCCGTGGGGCGCCGGTACTACGCCTGCGGCCCGCGGCCCATGCTGCTGGCCCTGGCGGAACGGTTGTCCCCCGGCGGCCTTTCTTCCCTCCAGGTGAGCGTGGAGGAGAGGATGGCCTGCGGGCTGGGCGCCTGCCGGGGGTGCGCGGTGCCCGCGGCGGATCCACCCGGGGGCTACCTGGCGGCCTGCCGGGACGGACCGGTTTTCAGGGGGGAGGAACTGGATTGGCACCGACTAAGGGGGTCAGGTCTTGAATCGTGA
- a CDS encoding dihydroorotate dehydrogenase: MKSAEGIDLRVELAGISLKNPFLVCSGTFGNGREMSELVDLNALGGLMTKAVTLEPCAGNPPPRLWETPSGMLNSIGLENKGLERFLAEDLSWLSRFNLPVWVNVAGFSAREYVEVAGEVSRSGLAAAVELNISCPNVEKGGAHFSRHPREAAGLVARVREAVDIPLFVKLPPLPGGMRDMARAVAEAGADGLSLINTIPGMAIDVERGCPRLGNVTGGLSGPAIHPVAVHAVWEASGSVDLPIIGMGGIWSCSDAVEMFMAGAGAVAVGTLNLVDPRAVPRLVEELAGFMRRKGYRRVSEMVGLLRRRGWG; encoded by the coding sequence GTGAAGTCAGCTGAGGGAATCGATCTGAGGGTGGAGCTTGCGGGAATCTCCCTGAAGAACCCTTTCCTGGTCTGCTCGGGCACATTCGGCAACGGCAGGGAGATGTCCGAGCTAGTGGACCTCAACGCCCTGGGGGGCTTGATGACCAAGGCGGTGACCCTCGAGCCCTGCGCGGGGAACCCTCCTCCCCGCCTCTGGGAGACTCCATCGGGGATGCTGAATTCCATAGGCCTGGAGAACAAGGGCCTGGAGAGGTTCCTGGCCGAGGATCTGTCCTGGCTCTCCCGCTTCAACCTGCCGGTGTGGGTGAACGTGGCCGGCTTCAGCGCCCGGGAGTACGTGGAGGTGGCGGGGGAGGTTTCCCGCTCCGGGCTGGCCGCGGCGGTGGAGCTCAACATTTCCTGCCCCAACGTGGAAAAAGGAGGGGCCCACTTCTCGCGCCATCCCCGGGAGGCGGCAGGGCTGGTGGCCCGGGTGCGCGAGGCGGTGGACATCCCGCTCTTCGTCAAGCTGCCCCCGCTTCCGGGCGGCATGCGGGATATGGCCCGCGCCGTGGCCGAGGCGGGAGCCGACGGACTGTCCCTGATCAACACCATCCCCGGCATGGCCATTGACGTGGAGAGGGGATGTCCCCGCCTGGGGAACGTGACCGGAGGGCTTTCCGGCCCCGCCATCCATCCGGTGGCCGTGCACGCGGTCTGGGAGGCCTCGGGTTCCGTAGACCTCCCGATCATCGGCATGGGGGGGATATGGTCGTGCTCCGACGCCGTGGAAATGTTCATGGCCGGGGCCGGAGCGGTGGCCGTGGGCACCCTGAACCTCGTGGACCCCCGGGCGGTGCCCCGCCTGGTGGAGGAGCTGGCGGGGTTCATGCGGCGAAAGGGTTACCGCAGGGTCTCGGAGATGGTGGGTCTCCTCCGCCGGAGGGGGTGGGGATGA
- the pyrF gene encoding orotidine-5'-phosphate decarboxylase, translating to MAAARRVEDPLILALDVSEWEKLEALAEMFRGEVGTVKLGLEAYTRFGPAVFREMKEKGFRVFADLKLHDIPNTVRGAVEALVRWGVDMITVHLCGGRKMLEAAVQAVRGSGGRRVRVPLLLGVTVLTSLKDGDLEEMGWRGGVSESVLRLARLGVSCGLDGLVCSPGEAAELRRELGAGPFLVTPGIRPEGAEAHDQARMATPGEALRAGADYLVVGRAVTGHPRPLEALSALKREIGLS from the coding sequence ATGGCCGCCGCGCGCCGCGTGGAGGATCCGCTGATCCTGGCCCTGGACGTCTCGGAATGGGAAAAGCTGGAAGCGCTGGCCGAGATGTTCCGGGGGGAGGTGGGGACGGTAAAGCTGGGCCTGGAGGCCTACACCCGCTTCGGTCCTGCCGTTTTCCGGGAGATGAAGGAGAAGGGCTTCCGGGTCTTCGCCGACCTCAAGCTCCACGATATCCCCAACACCGTGCGGGGGGCGGTGGAGGCCCTGGTAAGGTGGGGGGTGGACATGATCACCGTCCACCTCTGCGGGGGCAGGAAGATGCTGGAAGCGGCGGTTCAAGCCGTCCGCGGAAGCGGGGGGAGGAGAGTTCGGGTGCCGCTGCTCCTTGGGGTCACCGTGCTCACCAGCTTGAAGGATGGGGACCTCGAGGAGATGGGCTGGCGGGGAGGCGTGTCGGAGAGCGTGCTCCGGCTGGCCAGGCTGGGCGTCTCCTGCGGGCTGGACGGGTTGGTCTGCTCGCCCGGGGAGGCGGCGGAGCTCCGGCGCGAGCTGGGGGCCGGCCCCTTCCTGGTCACTCCGGGCATCCGGCCGGAGGGCGCGGAGGCCCATGACCAGGCCAGGATGGCCACCCCGGGAGAGGCCCTCCGGGCGGGGGCGGATTATCTGGTGGTGGGGAGGGCGGTCACCGGTCACCCGCGTCCCCTGGAGGCTCTGAGCGCCTTGAAGCGGGAGATTGGTTTATCATAG
- the pyrE gene encoding orotate phosphoribosyltransferase: protein MNQWEVLEILERERAVQKGHFLLSSGLHSDTYVQCARVLQHPHLAESLADELARGFTGVPVDVVISPALGGIIIGYMVALAMRRRMVFAERVDGRLTLRRGQNLEKGERALIVEDVITTGGSVQELMELVESKGGVTAGLGAIIERGEDRDFGVPKKVLVRLEAPVWEPGSCPLCREGLELEAPGSRHLA, encoded by the coding sequence ATGAACCAGTGGGAGGTGCTGGAGATACTGGAGAGGGAGAGGGCCGTGCAGAAGGGCCATTTCCTCCTCTCCTCCGGACTGCACAGCGATACTTACGTGCAATGTGCGCGCGTCCTGCAGCATCCTCACCTGGCGGAGAGCCTGGCGGACGAGCTGGCCCGGGGTTTCACCGGGGTACCGGTGGACGTGGTGATCAGCCCCGCGCTGGGCGGCATCATCATCGGGTACATGGTAGCCTTGGCCATGCGCCGGAGGATGGTCTTCGCCGAGAGGGTGGACGGACGCCTTACCCTGCGCCGGGGACAGAACCTGGAGAAGGGAGAGAGGGCCCTCATCGTGGAGGACGTCATAACCACCGGCGGCTCGGTCCAGGAACTCATGGAGCTGGTGGAATCCAAGGGAGGAGTGACCGCCGGCCTGGGGGCCATCATCGAGAGGGGGGAGGACCGCGACTTCGGGGTCCCCAAGAAGGTCCTGGTACGCCTGGAGGCACCGGTGTGGGAGCCCGGCAGTTGCCCTCTATGCCGGGAAGGCCTGGAGCTGGAGGCCCCCGGCAGTCGGCACCTGGCCTGA